A genomic segment from Nocardiopsis sp. Huas11 encodes:
- a CDS encoding ABC transporter permease: MRKFAGTGHLIRFILRRDRIRMTVWTAALVGTLAMTIPTLDEMFQTPEQRLGRAAVMETPTGIVFGGPGYGLDSYGLGAMIANELTMSLLVALAIMSILHVVRHTRAEEESGRAELLRANVMGSSAQMTAALATNAVVNAVIGALSTLCLVAGGLDRPDSVAYGLGLALAGITFGAIAAVCAQVSEHSRGASGLAFLVVGVLFMFRVVGDIAERGGSAPSWFSPFAWTQQTRIYDDLRWWPLALYAVVIVVLFATAFTLAGRRDLGAGLVAARPGPADASPLLNGVFAVHLRQQRTSIVAWAVAVFLFALSFGTLISEIDVMIEQNPELVVTMGLDAENMSNAFLGMLMLYIVMATAAFAMLSVLRVRAEESAGRAELTLSAAVGRIRWLGSAVLVSTIAAVVMTLLGGVGMGLGAGIATDDYGWVATVLEGSAAQLPVVLLFIGLTTLAVGVAPRLVGLVWAWFGYGLTMTIFGRMLDLPDWMIDLGPFGIVSQLPLEEFDAVPFLAVLGAAAAAGAVGLGGFRRRDLATV; this comes from the coding sequence ATGAGGAAGTTCGCCGGAACCGGGCACCTGATCCGGTTCATCCTGCGCCGCGACCGCATCCGGATGACCGTCTGGACGGCCGCTCTGGTCGGCACCCTGGCGATGACCATCCCGACGCTGGACGAGATGTTCCAGACCCCGGAGCAGCGCCTGGGGCGCGCGGCGGTCATGGAGACGCCGACCGGGATCGTCTTCGGCGGTCCCGGCTACGGGTTGGACTCCTACGGGCTCGGCGCGATGATCGCCAACGAGCTCACCATGAGCCTGCTGGTCGCGCTGGCGATCATGAGCATCCTGCACGTGGTCCGGCACACCAGGGCCGAGGAGGAGAGCGGCCGCGCCGAACTCCTGCGCGCCAACGTCATGGGCTCCAGCGCCCAGATGACGGCGGCTCTGGCGACCAACGCCGTGGTCAACGCCGTCATCGGCGCACTGAGCACGCTGTGCCTGGTCGCCGGCGGCCTGGACCGCCCGGACTCCGTCGCCTACGGCCTGGGCCTGGCCCTGGCCGGGATCACCTTCGGCGCGATCGCCGCCGTGTGCGCCCAGGTCTCGGAGCACTCCCGCGGCGCCAGCGGACTGGCGTTCCTGGTCGTGGGGGTGCTGTTCATGTTCCGCGTGGTCGGCGACATCGCCGAGCGCGGCGGCAGCGCGCCGTCGTGGTTCTCCCCGTTCGCCTGGACGCAGCAGACGCGGATCTACGACGACCTGCGGTGGTGGCCGCTGGCGCTGTACGCGGTGGTCATCGTGGTCCTGTTCGCGACGGCCTTCACCCTGGCGGGCCGGCGCGACCTCGGCGCCGGACTGGTCGCGGCGCGTCCGGGACCGGCCGACGCGAGCCCGCTGCTCAACGGCGTCTTCGCCGTGCACCTGCGCCAGCAGCGGACCTCGATCGTCGCGTGGGCGGTCGCGGTGTTCCTGTTCGCGCTCTCCTTCGGAACGCTCATCTCCGAGATCGACGTGATGATCGAGCAGAACCCGGAGCTGGTCGTGACGATGGGCCTGGACGCGGAGAACATGTCCAACGCGTTCCTGGGGATGCTGATGCTCTACATCGTGATGGCCACGGCGGCCTTCGCGATGCTGTCGGTGCTGCGGGTCAGAGCCGAGGAGTCGGCGGGGCGCGCCGAGCTGACGCTGTCGGCGGCGGTCGGGCGGATCCGCTGGCTGGGCTCCGCGGTGCTGGTCAGCACGATCGCCGCGGTGGTGATGACGCTGCTCGGCGGTGTGGGCATGGGCCTGGGCGCCGGCATCGCGACGGACGACTACGGCTGGGTCGCGACCGTCCTGGAGGGCTCCGCGGCCCAGCTCCCGGTGGTGCTGCTGTTCATCGGGCTGACCACCCTGGCCGTCGGGGTCGCGCCGCGCCTGGTGGGCCTGGTGTGGGCCTGGTTCGGGTACGGGCTGACGATGACCATCTTCGGCCGGATGCTGGACCTGCCGGACTGGATGATCGACCTCGGCCCGTTCGGGATCGTGTCGCAGCTGCCGTTGGAGGAGTTCGACGCGGTGCCCTTCCTCGCGGTGCTGGGCGCCGCGGCCGCCGCGGGCGCGGTGGGCCTGGGCGGGTTCCGCCGCCGGGACCTGGCCACCGTCTGA
- a CDS encoding alpha/beta hydrolase: MATNRGLRRVLVPATAVIVVVALLGVCMWSLQRSLVYLPARGDVPSAASVLDGAGDVRLRTSDGLDLDAWLVPARGADRDTAVLVANGNAGDRSVRAPLARALAEEGFTVLLFDYRGYGGNPGLPSEEGLAADARAASDLLVARGHPPERTIYFGESLGTGVATTLAAERPPAALLLRSPFTSLADLGAHHYPFLPVRALLWDRYPVLDTIGRIDRPATVVFGPQDRIVPPLQSAAVAAAAARLFERVEVPDAGHNDPALTHGPEVVAATVRLADHAL, from the coding sequence ATGGCCACGAACCGCGGGCTCCGACGGGTGCTCGTACCCGCCACCGCCGTCATCGTCGTCGTCGCGCTCCTGGGGGTGTGCATGTGGAGCCTGCAGCGCTCGCTGGTCTACCTGCCCGCGCGCGGTGACGTGCCCTCGGCCGCGAGCGTTCTCGACGGCGCCGGGGACGTGCGCCTGCGAACGTCGGACGGCCTCGATCTGGACGCCTGGCTCGTCCCCGCGCGCGGCGCCGACCGGGACACGGCCGTGCTGGTGGCCAACGGCAACGCCGGTGACCGGAGCGTCCGGGCGCCGCTCGCCCGCGCGCTGGCGGAGGAGGGCTTCACCGTGCTCCTGTTCGACTACCGGGGCTACGGCGGCAATCCCGGCCTGCCCTCGGAGGAGGGCCTGGCCGCGGACGCCCGGGCCGCCTCCGATCTGCTCGTCGCACGCGGCCACCCGCCGGAGCGGACCATCTACTTCGGGGAGAGCCTCGGCACGGGGGTGGCGACCACGCTGGCCGCCGAGCGCCCGCCGGCGGCCCTGCTGCTGCGCTCCCCGTTCACGTCGCTGGCCGACCTCGGCGCCCACCACTACCCGTTCCTGCCGGTCCGCGCCCTGCTGTGGGACCGGTATCCGGTGCTCGACACCATCGGTCGGATCGACCGCCCCGCCACGGTCGTGTTCGGTCCGCAGGACCGCATCGTTCCCCCGCTCCAGAGCGCGGCGGTCGCGGCGGCGGCGGCGCGACTGTTCGAGCGGGTGGAGGTGCCGGACGCCGGCCACAACGACCCCGCGCTCACGCACGGCCCCGAGGTGGTCGCGGCCACCGTCCGCCTGGCCGACCACGCCCTCTGA
- a CDS encoding transcriptional regulator: MGRRSESADFLFLQRITGLSKGNLSSHLSTLAAAEVVEVHKSGDGRPRTTVRLTGRGRTLAADHWERLLRLREAARTWTPPEA, encoded by the coding sequence ATGGGGCGGCGGAGCGAGAGCGCGGACTTCCTCTTCCTCCAGCGGATCACCGGCCTGTCCAAGGGCAACCTGTCCAGCCACCTGTCCACACTGGCGGCGGCCGAGGTGGTCGAGGTCCACAAGAGCGGCGACGGTCGGCCGCGCACCACCGTCCGCCTCACCGGCCGCGGCCGGACCCTGGCCGCCGACCACTGGGAGCGGCTGCTGCGCCTGCGCGAGGCCGCCCGGACCTGGACCCCGCCCGAGGCCTGA